One genomic segment of Candidatus Eisenbacteria bacterium includes these proteins:
- a CDS encoding cysteine desulfurase, translated as MDYAATTPVDPRVLEAMMPYFKERFGNASSRHHAWGWEAEEATVMAREEVAQLIGAVAREIIFTSGATESNNLALRGVAEFHGIDGGAIVSSPVEHSSVLNAVRALAERDHTIHFLPIDSEGRVLLQGIDEIPNSTLLISVMLANHETGVLQPVEEIGRMCKERGILFHIDATQAVGKIPIAVDRLGADLLSLSGHKIYGPKGVGALYIRSRKPRVRLRALIEGGGQERGFRSGTLNVPGIAGLGAACRLAREQLEMDREQITRQRDELQRRLMSISGVHVHGGNAERVCHILNISAKDLTGEGLLTRLKGVAVSTGSACASGSLEPSHVLTAMGVAPQRARNAIRFSLGRMTTDEEVVASAYEMERAIVEARSAVSRKFADP; from the coding sequence ATGGATTACGCCGCCACAACGCCGGTCGATCCCCGGGTGTTGGAGGCGATGATGCCCTATTTCAAGGAGAGATTTGGCAACGCTTCCAGCCGGCATCACGCTTGGGGGTGGGAAGCGGAAGAGGCGACGGTGATGGCCCGCGAGGAGGTCGCTCAGCTTATCGGCGCCGTGGCGAGAGAAATCATTTTTACCAGCGGGGCGACGGAGAGCAATAATCTGGCGCTGCGGGGGGTCGCGGAATTCCATGGGATCGATGGGGGCGCGATTGTCTCCTCGCCGGTCGAGCACTCATCTGTACTCAATGCGGTTCGCGCCCTCGCCGAGCGCGACCACACGATACACTTTCTCCCCATCGATTCCGAGGGGAGGGTATTGTTACAGGGGATTGATGAAATTCCCAACTCAACCCTTCTCATATCCGTCATGTTGGCGAATCATGAAACAGGTGTCCTTCAGCCGGTTGAAGAGATCGGACGAATGTGCAAGGAGAGGGGGATCCTCTTTCACATTGATGCGACACAGGCGGTGGGGAAGATTCCGATCGCCGTCGACCGGCTCGGAGCCGATCTCCTATCCCTCAGCGGCCACAAGATCTATGGGCCGAAGGGGGTGGGAGCCCTTTACATTCGCAGCCGGAAACCGAGGGTTCGTCTGCGGGCGTTGATCGAGGGAGGCGGACAGGAACGAGGATTCCGCTCGGGGACGCTTAATGTACCAGGTATTGCCGGCCTTGGCGCCGCCTGCCGGCTGGCGAGGGAACAACTCGAGATGGACCGGGAACAAATCACCCGGCAGCGAGACGAACTTCAGCGCCGGCTCATGTCGATTTCCGGGGTGCATGTTCATGGGGGAAACGCCGAGCGGGTCTGCCATATTCTTAATATAAGTGCGAAGGATCTCACCGGCGAAGGTCTCCTGACCCGCCTCAAGGGAGTGGCCGTATCCACCGGGAGCGCCTGCGCCTCCGGAAGCCTGGAACCCTCGCATGTATTGACAGCCATGGGTGTGGCGCCGCAACGGGCGCGGAATGCGATCCGTTTCAGCCTGGGACGGATGACCACGGATGAAGAGGTCGTGGCTTCCGCCTATGAAATGGAGCGGGCGATTGTGGAGGCGCGCTCCGCGGTATCAAGAAAGTTCGCCGATCCATAA